The following are from one region of the Bradyrhizobium septentrionale genome:
- a CDS encoding ABC transporter ATP-binding protein codes for MAEALVIKGLSKRFGGLRAVQDVSFTVQENETVALIGPNGAGKTTSFHLITGFHRPDSGSVLAFGQEVVGLKPHDVCALGLARTFQVAKPFGAMTVLANVMTGAFLRDRHVAAAQKKALEAIEFVGLGAREQTAAKDLTTIDQRRLEMARALATQPKILLLDEVMAGLNPSEIDQAVALVKKLSASGLTIVIVEHVMRAIMAVARHIVVLDHGQKIAEGAPKEIVENPEVIRAYLGSYVHPPAQGDAHA; via the coding sequence ATGGCAGAAGCACTGGTCATCAAGGGTCTCAGCAAGCGCTTCGGCGGCTTGCGCGCCGTGCAGGACGTCAGCTTCACGGTGCAGGAGAACGAGACGGTCGCGCTGATCGGGCCGAACGGCGCTGGCAAGACCACGAGCTTTCATTTGATCACGGGGTTTCACCGGCCGGACTCCGGCTCGGTGCTCGCCTTCGGCCAGGAGGTCGTGGGGCTCAAGCCGCATGACGTTTGCGCGCTCGGCCTCGCCCGCACATTCCAGGTGGCAAAGCCGTTCGGCGCGATGACGGTGCTCGCCAATGTGATGACCGGCGCCTTCCTGCGCGACCGGCATGTTGCCGCCGCGCAAAAGAAGGCGCTGGAGGCAATCGAGTTCGTCGGCCTCGGCGCCAGGGAGCAGACGGCTGCCAAGGACCTCACCACCATCGACCAGCGCCGGCTGGAAATGGCGCGCGCGCTGGCGACGCAGCCGAAGATCCTGCTGCTCGACGAGGTGATGGCCGGACTCAATCCATCGGAGATCGACCAGGCTGTGGCGCTGGTGAAGAAGCTTTCCGCCAGCGGCCTGACCATCGTGATCGTCGAGCATGTGATGCGCGCGATCATGGCGGTGGCGCGCCACATCGTGGTGCTCGATCACGGCCAGAAGATCGCCGAGGGCGCGCCGAAGGAGATCGTGGAGAATCCCGAAGTGATCCGCGCCTATCTCGGCTCCTACGTGCATCCGCCGGCACAGGGGGACGCCCATGCTTGA